Proteins co-encoded in one Phycodurus eques isolate BA_2022a chromosome 14, UOR_Pequ_1.1, whole genome shotgun sequence genomic window:
- the map4k5 gene encoding mitogen-activated protein kinase kinase kinase kinase 5 isoform X4 → MDIFPRPSGEIQRRNPQHDFELIQRVGSGTYGDVYKARNIQTGELTAVKIIKLEAGDDFSIIQQEIFMVKECMHHNIVAYFGSYLCREKLWICMEYCGGGSLQDIYHVTGPLSEMQIAYVGRETLQGLGYLHTKGKMHRDIKGANILLTNDGDVKLADFGVAAKITATIAKRKSFIGTPYWMAPEVAAVEKNGGYNQLCDIWAVGITSIELAELQPPMFDLHPMRALFLMSKSSFQPPKLKDKNKWSAAFHNFVKVSLTKNPKKRPTAEKLLSHVYVAQTGLTRRLAVDLLDRMNNPDNHQHYSEADDDDLEPLSVVRHTIRSTNKHARAERTRSEMAFDKLQFEPPLRKETEAHSEMDVSKDNDFPSPWSPFAEGGITARSLLKSVEDELFQRGHVAHLQDAFDEVELSTLKPGYPPPRPPKPPLHCHYEEAGGHNDERSLTVRRFPNVENGPGQAARRRSTPEHCNKTGRASPDYLSVSVSSPGLLSHASDQAVSKCECKDDDSDGSVNGDSPKPAPHRLCRKLKKDFPKPAINGLPPTPKVLMGACFSKVFDGCPLKINCATSWIHPDTKDQYLIFGTEDGIYTLNLNELHEATMEQLFPRKCTWLYVINNNLMSLSGKNFQLYSHNLIGLFEQLKKPGLAAQFQTHRFPDKILPRRFALTTKIPDTKGCHKCCIVRNPYTGHKYLCGALQSGIVLLQWYEPMQRFMLIKHFDFPLPSPLKVFEMLVVPEQEYPLLCVAISQGDEPGQVVRFETINLNSCSSWFTEMGASNQQVDAIHVTQLERDTVLVCLDQNLKIVNLQGKLKSNKKLASELSFDFGIGSVVCLQDSVLAFWKHGMQGKSFKSNEVTQEICDPSRVFRLLGSDRVVVLESRPTDNPTALSNLYILAGHENSY, encoded by the exons GGGACGACTTTTCCATCATCCAACAGGAAATCTTCATGGTGAAGGAATGCATGCACCACAACATCGTGGCCTACTTCGGGAGCTACCTCTG TCGAGAGAAGCTGTGGATATGCATGGAGTACTGCGGTGGGGGATCCCTGCAGGATATTTATCatg TGACAGGTCCTCTGTCGGAGATGCAAATTGCGTATGTCGGCCGGGAGACTTTACAG GGTTTGGGATACCTGCACACAAAGGGAAAAATGCATCGTGATAttaag gGCGCCAACATACTTCTGACAAACGACGGAGACGTCAAGTTGG ccGACTTTGGCGTCGCAGCAAAAATAACAGCCACCATCGCCAAGAGAAAGTCCTTCATCGGGACACCTTACTG GATGGCTCCGGAGGTGGCTGCGGTGGAGAAGAACGGTGGCTACAACCAGCTGTGCGACATCTGGGCGGTGGGCATCACGTCCATCGAGCTGGCTGAGTTGCAGCCCCCCATGTTTGACCTGCACCCCATGAG GGCCTTGTTTCTTATGTCAAAGAGCAGCTTCCAGCCGCCCAAgctaaaagacaaaaacaaatg GTCTGCTGCTTTCCACAACTTTGTCAAAGTGTCCCTGACCAAAAACCCCAAGAAGAGACCCACAGCAGAGAAACTCCTTTCG CACGTGTATGTGGCACAGACGGGCTTGACGAGGCGGCTTGCTGTTGACCTCCTGGACAGGATGAACAACCCCGACAACCATCAGCATTACAGCGAGGCGGACGACGACGACCTCGAG CCCCTCTCTGTGGTCCGACACACCATCCGCTCCACCAACAAGCATGCCCGGGCCGAGAGGACGCGCTCTGAGATGGCCT TCGACAAGCTGCAGTTTGAACCGCCGCTGCGGAAGGAAACTGAGGCCCATTCGGAAATG GATGTGAGTAAAGATAATGACTTCCCGTCCCCCTGGAGCCCGTTTGCCGAGGGAGGAATAACAGCCAG GAGTCTCCTCAAAAGCGTTGAGGACGAGTTGTTCCAACG GGGACACGTCGCTCACCTGCAGGACGCCTTTGACGAAGTGGAACT ATCCACACTCAAGCCAGGATATCCTCCTCCTCGGCCCCCGAAG CCCCCGTTGCACTGCCACTATGAGGAGGCGGGGGGCCACAACGACGAGCGCTCGCTTACGGTGCGGCGCTTCCCCAACGTGGAGAACGGTCCAGGCCAGGCTGCGAGACGCCGGAGCACGCCGGAACACTGCAACAAGACCGGGAGAGCCTCGCCGGACTACCTCTCGGTCAGCGTCAGCAGCCCCGGGCTCTTGTCTCATGCCTCAGACCAAG CTGTCAGTAAGTGTGAATGCAAAG ACGACGACTCGGACGGAAGCGTCAATGGCGACAGTCCCAAGCCGGCGCCCCACCGGCTGTGTCGGAAGCTGAAGAAGGATTTTCCT AAACCCGCCATCAATGGCTTGCCGCCCACACCCAAAGTGCTG ATGGGTGCTTGTTTCTCCAAAGTGTTCGACGGGTGTCCTCTGAAGATCAACTGTGCCACATCTTGGATCCATCCGGACACCAAAG ACCAGTACCTGATCTTTGGGACAGAAGATGGCATCTATACGCTCAATCTGAACGAGCTGCATGAGGCCACAATGGAGCAG CTGTTCCCCAGGAAGTGCACGTGGCTGTATGTTATCAACAACAACCTGATGTCTTTATCGG GGAAAAACTTCCAGCTGTACTCCCACAATCTCATCGGGCTCTTTGAGCAGCTGAAGAAACCTGGCTTGGCTGCCCAGTTCCAGACCCACCGCTTCCCGGACAAGATTCTGCCCAG GCGGTTCGCCTTGACGACCAAGATCCCCGACACAAAGGGCTGTCACAAGTGCTGCATCG TGAGGAACCCGTACACAGGCCACAAGTACCTATGTGGAGCGCTGCAGTCTGGCATTGTCCTCCTGCAGTGGTATGAGCCCATGCAGAGGTTTATGCTCATCAAG CACTTTGACTTCCCACTTCCCAGCCCGCTGAAGGTGTTCGAGATGTTGGTGGTGCCTGAACAGGAGTACCCACTTCTGTGCGTGGCCATCAGCCAGGGCGACGAGCCTGGCCAGGTGGTGCGCTTCGAGACCATCAACCTCAACTCCTGCTCTTCCTGGTTCACTGAAATGGGAGCCA GTAATCAGCAGGTGGACGCCATCCATGTCACGCAGCTGGAAAGAGACACCGTGTTGGTGTGTTTGGACC AAAACTTGAAGATCGTTAACCTTCAGGGCAAATTAAAGTCCAACAAGAAGCTGGCGTCTGAGCTCAGTTTTGACTTCGGCATCGGATCAGTTG TGTGCCTGCAGGACAGCGTTCTGGCCTTCTGGAAGCACGGCATGCAGGGCAAGAGCTTCAAATCGAACGAG GTGACGCAGGAGATCTGTGACCCGAGCAGAGTTTTCCGCCTCCTGGGATCCGACAG AGTGGTGGTTCTGGAGAGCCGGCCCACAGACAACCCGACGGCGCTGAGCAACCTCTACATCCTGGCGGGTCACGAGAACAGTTACTGA
- the map4k5 gene encoding mitogen-activated protein kinase kinase kinase kinase 5 isoform X8 gives MDIFPRPSGEIQRRNPQHDFELIQRVGSGTYGDVYKARNIQTGELTAVKIIKLEAGDDFSIIQQEIFMVKECMHHNIVAYFGSYLCREKLWICMEYCGGGSLQDIYHVTGPLSEMQIAYVGRETLQGLGYLHTKGKMHRDIKGANILLTNDGDVKLADFGVAAKITATIAKRKSFIGTPYWMAPEVAAVEKNGGYNQLCDIWAVGITSIELAELQPPMFDLHPMRALFLMSKSSFQPPKLKDKNKWSAAFHNFVKVSLTKNPKKRPTAEKLLSHVYVAQTGLTRRLAVDLLDRMNNPDNHQHYSEADDDDLEPLSVVRHTIRSTNKHARAERTRSEMAFDKLQFEPPLRKETEAHSEMDVSKDNDFPSPWSPFAEGGITARSLLKSVEDELFQRGHVAHLQDAFDEVELSTLKPGYPPPRPPKPPLHCHYEEAGGHNDERSLTVRRFPNVENGPGQAARRRSTPEHCNKTGRASPDYLSVSVSSPGLLSHASDQDDDSDGSVNGDSPKPAPHRLCRKLKKDFPKPAINGLPPTPKVLMGACFSKVFDGCPLKINCATSWIHPDTKDQYLIFGTEDGIYTLNLNELHEATMEQLFPRKCTWLYVINNNLMSLSGKNFQLYSHNLIGLFEQLKKPGLAAQFQTHRFPDKILPRRFALTTKIPDTKGCHKCCIVRNPYTGHKYLCGALQSGIVLLQWYEPMQRFMLIKHFDFPLPSPLKVFEMLVVPEQEYPLLCVAISQGDEPGQVVRFETINLNSCSSWFTEMGASNQQVDAIHVTQLERDTVLVCLDQNLKIVNLQGKLKSNKKLASELSFDFGIGSVVCLQDSVLAFWKHGMQGKSFKSNEVTQEICDPSRVFRLLGSDRVVVLESRPTDNPTALSNLYILAGHENSY, from the exons GGGACGACTTTTCCATCATCCAACAGGAAATCTTCATGGTGAAGGAATGCATGCACCACAACATCGTGGCCTACTTCGGGAGCTACCTCTG TCGAGAGAAGCTGTGGATATGCATGGAGTACTGCGGTGGGGGATCCCTGCAGGATATTTATCatg TGACAGGTCCTCTGTCGGAGATGCAAATTGCGTATGTCGGCCGGGAGACTTTACAG GGTTTGGGATACCTGCACACAAAGGGAAAAATGCATCGTGATAttaag gGCGCCAACATACTTCTGACAAACGACGGAGACGTCAAGTTGG ccGACTTTGGCGTCGCAGCAAAAATAACAGCCACCATCGCCAAGAGAAAGTCCTTCATCGGGACACCTTACTG GATGGCTCCGGAGGTGGCTGCGGTGGAGAAGAACGGTGGCTACAACCAGCTGTGCGACATCTGGGCGGTGGGCATCACGTCCATCGAGCTGGCTGAGTTGCAGCCCCCCATGTTTGACCTGCACCCCATGAG GGCCTTGTTTCTTATGTCAAAGAGCAGCTTCCAGCCGCCCAAgctaaaagacaaaaacaaatg GTCTGCTGCTTTCCACAACTTTGTCAAAGTGTCCCTGACCAAAAACCCCAAGAAGAGACCCACAGCAGAGAAACTCCTTTCG CACGTGTATGTGGCACAGACGGGCTTGACGAGGCGGCTTGCTGTTGACCTCCTGGACAGGATGAACAACCCCGACAACCATCAGCATTACAGCGAGGCGGACGACGACGACCTCGAG CCCCTCTCTGTGGTCCGACACACCATCCGCTCCACCAACAAGCATGCCCGGGCCGAGAGGACGCGCTCTGAGATGGCCT TCGACAAGCTGCAGTTTGAACCGCCGCTGCGGAAGGAAACTGAGGCCCATTCGGAAATG GATGTGAGTAAAGATAATGACTTCCCGTCCCCCTGGAGCCCGTTTGCCGAGGGAGGAATAACAGCCAG GAGTCTCCTCAAAAGCGTTGAGGACGAGTTGTTCCAACG GGGACACGTCGCTCACCTGCAGGACGCCTTTGACGAAGTGGAACT ATCCACACTCAAGCCAGGATATCCTCCTCCTCGGCCCCCGAAG CCCCCGTTGCACTGCCACTATGAGGAGGCGGGGGGCCACAACGACGAGCGCTCGCTTACGGTGCGGCGCTTCCCCAACGTGGAGAACGGTCCAGGCCAGGCTGCGAGACGCCGGAGCACGCCGGAACACTGCAACAAGACCGGGAGAGCCTCGCCGGACTACCTCTCGGTCAGCGTCAGCAGCCCCGGGCTCTTGTCTCATGCCTCAGACCAAG ACGACGACTCGGACGGAAGCGTCAATGGCGACAGTCCCAAGCCGGCGCCCCACCGGCTGTGTCGGAAGCTGAAGAAGGATTTTCCT AAACCCGCCATCAATGGCTTGCCGCCCACACCCAAAGTGCTG ATGGGTGCTTGTTTCTCCAAAGTGTTCGACGGGTGTCCTCTGAAGATCAACTGTGCCACATCTTGGATCCATCCGGACACCAAAG ACCAGTACCTGATCTTTGGGACAGAAGATGGCATCTATACGCTCAATCTGAACGAGCTGCATGAGGCCACAATGGAGCAG CTGTTCCCCAGGAAGTGCACGTGGCTGTATGTTATCAACAACAACCTGATGTCTTTATCGG GGAAAAACTTCCAGCTGTACTCCCACAATCTCATCGGGCTCTTTGAGCAGCTGAAGAAACCTGGCTTGGCTGCCCAGTTCCAGACCCACCGCTTCCCGGACAAGATTCTGCCCAG GCGGTTCGCCTTGACGACCAAGATCCCCGACACAAAGGGCTGTCACAAGTGCTGCATCG TGAGGAACCCGTACACAGGCCACAAGTACCTATGTGGAGCGCTGCAGTCTGGCATTGTCCTCCTGCAGTGGTATGAGCCCATGCAGAGGTTTATGCTCATCAAG CACTTTGACTTCCCACTTCCCAGCCCGCTGAAGGTGTTCGAGATGTTGGTGGTGCCTGAACAGGAGTACCCACTTCTGTGCGTGGCCATCAGCCAGGGCGACGAGCCTGGCCAGGTGGTGCGCTTCGAGACCATCAACCTCAACTCCTGCTCTTCCTGGTTCACTGAAATGGGAGCCA GTAATCAGCAGGTGGACGCCATCCATGTCACGCAGCTGGAAAGAGACACCGTGTTGGTGTGTTTGGACC AAAACTTGAAGATCGTTAACCTTCAGGGCAAATTAAAGTCCAACAAGAAGCTGGCGTCTGAGCTCAGTTTTGACTTCGGCATCGGATCAGTTG TGTGCCTGCAGGACAGCGTTCTGGCCTTCTGGAAGCACGGCATGCAGGGCAAGAGCTTCAAATCGAACGAG GTGACGCAGGAGATCTGTGACCCGAGCAGAGTTTTCCGCCTCCTGGGATCCGACAG AGTGGTGGTTCTGGAGAGCCGGCCCACAGACAACCCGACGGCGCTGAGCAACCTCTACATCCTGGCGGGTCACGAGAACAGTTACTGA
- the map4k5 gene encoding mitogen-activated protein kinase kinase kinase kinase 5 isoform X6: MDIFPRPSGEIQRRNPQHDFELIQRVGSGTYGDVYKARNIQTGELTAVKIIKLEAGDDFSIIQQEIFMVKECMHHNIVAYFGSYLCREKLWICMEYCGGGSLQDIYHVTGPLSEMQIAYVGRETLQGLGYLHTKGKMHRDIKGANILLTNDGDVKLADFGVAAKITATIAKRKSFIGTPYWMAPEVAAVEKNGGYNQLCDIWAVGITSIELAELQPPMFDLHPMRALFLMSKSSFQPPKLKDKNKWSAAFHNFVKVSLTKNPKKRPTAEKLLSHVYVAQTGLTRRLAVDLLDRMNNPDNHQHYSEADDDDLEPLSVVRHTIRSTNKHARAERTRSEMAFDKLQFEPPLRKETEAHSEMDVSKDNDFPSPWSPFAEGGITARGHVAHLQDAFDEVELSTLKPGYPPPRPPKPPLHCHYEEAGGHNDERSLTVRRFPNVENGPGQAARRRSTPEHCNKTGRASPDYLSVSVSSPGLLSHASDQAVSKCECKDDDSDGSVNGDSPKPAPHRLCRKLKKDFPKPAINGLPPTPKVLMGACFSKVFDGCPLKINCATSWIHPDTKDQYLIFGTEDGIYTLNLNELHEATMEQLFPRKCTWLYVINNNLMSLSGKNFQLYSHNLIGLFEQLKKPGLAAQFQTHRFPDKILPRRFALTTKIPDTKGCHKCCIVRNPYTGHKYLCGALQSGIVLLQWYEPMQRFMLIKHFDFPLPSPLKVFEMLVVPEQEYPLLCVAISQGDEPGQVVRFETINLNSCSSWFTEMGASNQQVDAIHVTQLERDTVLVCLDQNLKIVNLQGKLKSNKKLASELSFDFGIGSVVCLQDSVLAFWKHGMQGKSFKSNEVTQEICDPSRVFRLLGSDRVVVLESRPTDNPTALSNLYILAGHENSY, translated from the exons GGGACGACTTTTCCATCATCCAACAGGAAATCTTCATGGTGAAGGAATGCATGCACCACAACATCGTGGCCTACTTCGGGAGCTACCTCTG TCGAGAGAAGCTGTGGATATGCATGGAGTACTGCGGTGGGGGATCCCTGCAGGATATTTATCatg TGACAGGTCCTCTGTCGGAGATGCAAATTGCGTATGTCGGCCGGGAGACTTTACAG GGTTTGGGATACCTGCACACAAAGGGAAAAATGCATCGTGATAttaag gGCGCCAACATACTTCTGACAAACGACGGAGACGTCAAGTTGG ccGACTTTGGCGTCGCAGCAAAAATAACAGCCACCATCGCCAAGAGAAAGTCCTTCATCGGGACACCTTACTG GATGGCTCCGGAGGTGGCTGCGGTGGAGAAGAACGGTGGCTACAACCAGCTGTGCGACATCTGGGCGGTGGGCATCACGTCCATCGAGCTGGCTGAGTTGCAGCCCCCCATGTTTGACCTGCACCCCATGAG GGCCTTGTTTCTTATGTCAAAGAGCAGCTTCCAGCCGCCCAAgctaaaagacaaaaacaaatg GTCTGCTGCTTTCCACAACTTTGTCAAAGTGTCCCTGACCAAAAACCCCAAGAAGAGACCCACAGCAGAGAAACTCCTTTCG CACGTGTATGTGGCACAGACGGGCTTGACGAGGCGGCTTGCTGTTGACCTCCTGGACAGGATGAACAACCCCGACAACCATCAGCATTACAGCGAGGCGGACGACGACGACCTCGAG CCCCTCTCTGTGGTCCGACACACCATCCGCTCCACCAACAAGCATGCCCGGGCCGAGAGGACGCGCTCTGAGATGGCCT TCGACAAGCTGCAGTTTGAACCGCCGCTGCGGAAGGAAACTGAGGCCCATTCGGAAATG GATGTGAGTAAAGATAATGACTTCCCGTCCCCCTGGAGCCCGTTTGCCGAGGGAGGAATAACAGCCAG GGGACACGTCGCTCACCTGCAGGACGCCTTTGACGAAGTGGAACT ATCCACACTCAAGCCAGGATATCCTCCTCCTCGGCCCCCGAAG CCCCCGTTGCACTGCCACTATGAGGAGGCGGGGGGCCACAACGACGAGCGCTCGCTTACGGTGCGGCGCTTCCCCAACGTGGAGAACGGTCCAGGCCAGGCTGCGAGACGCCGGAGCACGCCGGAACACTGCAACAAGACCGGGAGAGCCTCGCCGGACTACCTCTCGGTCAGCGTCAGCAGCCCCGGGCTCTTGTCTCATGCCTCAGACCAAG CTGTCAGTAAGTGTGAATGCAAAG ACGACGACTCGGACGGAAGCGTCAATGGCGACAGTCCCAAGCCGGCGCCCCACCGGCTGTGTCGGAAGCTGAAGAAGGATTTTCCT AAACCCGCCATCAATGGCTTGCCGCCCACACCCAAAGTGCTG ATGGGTGCTTGTTTCTCCAAAGTGTTCGACGGGTGTCCTCTGAAGATCAACTGTGCCACATCTTGGATCCATCCGGACACCAAAG ACCAGTACCTGATCTTTGGGACAGAAGATGGCATCTATACGCTCAATCTGAACGAGCTGCATGAGGCCACAATGGAGCAG CTGTTCCCCAGGAAGTGCACGTGGCTGTATGTTATCAACAACAACCTGATGTCTTTATCGG GGAAAAACTTCCAGCTGTACTCCCACAATCTCATCGGGCTCTTTGAGCAGCTGAAGAAACCTGGCTTGGCTGCCCAGTTCCAGACCCACCGCTTCCCGGACAAGATTCTGCCCAG GCGGTTCGCCTTGACGACCAAGATCCCCGACACAAAGGGCTGTCACAAGTGCTGCATCG TGAGGAACCCGTACACAGGCCACAAGTACCTATGTGGAGCGCTGCAGTCTGGCATTGTCCTCCTGCAGTGGTATGAGCCCATGCAGAGGTTTATGCTCATCAAG CACTTTGACTTCCCACTTCCCAGCCCGCTGAAGGTGTTCGAGATGTTGGTGGTGCCTGAACAGGAGTACCCACTTCTGTGCGTGGCCATCAGCCAGGGCGACGAGCCTGGCCAGGTGGTGCGCTTCGAGACCATCAACCTCAACTCCTGCTCTTCCTGGTTCACTGAAATGGGAGCCA GTAATCAGCAGGTGGACGCCATCCATGTCACGCAGCTGGAAAGAGACACCGTGTTGGTGTGTTTGGACC AAAACTTGAAGATCGTTAACCTTCAGGGCAAATTAAAGTCCAACAAGAAGCTGGCGTCTGAGCTCAGTTTTGACTTCGGCATCGGATCAGTTG TGTGCCTGCAGGACAGCGTTCTGGCCTTCTGGAAGCACGGCATGCAGGGCAAGAGCTTCAAATCGAACGAG GTGACGCAGGAGATCTGTGACCCGAGCAGAGTTTTCCGCCTCCTGGGATCCGACAG AGTGGTGGTTCTGGAGAGCCGGCCCACAGACAACCCGACGGCGCTGAGCAACCTCTACATCCTGGCGGGTCACGAGAACAGTTACTGA
- the map4k5 gene encoding mitogen-activated protein kinase kinase kinase kinase 5 isoform X9 has translation MDIFPRPSGEIQRRNPQHDFELIQRVGSGTYGDVYKARNIQTGELTAVKIIKLEAGDDFSIIQQEIFMVKECMHHNIVAYFGSYLCREKLWICMEYCGGGSLQDIYHVTGPLSEMQIAYVGRETLQGLGYLHTKGKMHRDIKGANILLTNDGDVKLADFGVAAKITATIAKRKSFIGTPYWMAPEVAAVEKNGGYNQLCDIWAVGITSIELAELQPPMFDLHPMRALFLMSKSSFQPPKLKDKNKWSAAFHNFVKVSLTKNPKKRPTAEKLLSHVYVAQTGLTRRLAVDLLDRMNNPDNHQHYSEADDDDLEPLSVVRHTIRSTNKHARAERTRSEMAFDKLQFEPPLRKETEAHSEMDVSKDNDFPSPWSPFAEGGITARGHVAHLQDAFDEVELSTLKPGYPPPRPPKPPLHCHYEEAGGHNDERSLTVRRFPNVENGPGQAARRRSTPEHCNKTGRASPDYLSVSVSSPGLLSHASDQDDDSDGSVNGDSPKPAPHRLCRKLKKDFPKPAINGLPPTPKVLMGACFSKVFDGCPLKINCATSWIHPDTKDQYLIFGTEDGIYTLNLNELHEATMEQLFPRKCTWLYVINNNLMSLSGKNFQLYSHNLIGLFEQLKKPGLAAQFQTHRFPDKILPRRFALTTKIPDTKGCHKCCIVRNPYTGHKYLCGALQSGIVLLQWYEPMQRFMLIKHFDFPLPSPLKVFEMLVVPEQEYPLLCVAISQGDEPGQVVRFETINLNSCSSWFTEMGASNQQVDAIHVTQLERDTVLVCLDQNLKIVNLQGKLKSNKKLASELSFDFGIGSVVCLQDSVLAFWKHGMQGKSFKSNEVTQEICDPSRVFRLLGSDRVVVLESRPTDNPTALSNLYILAGHENSY, from the exons GGGACGACTTTTCCATCATCCAACAGGAAATCTTCATGGTGAAGGAATGCATGCACCACAACATCGTGGCCTACTTCGGGAGCTACCTCTG TCGAGAGAAGCTGTGGATATGCATGGAGTACTGCGGTGGGGGATCCCTGCAGGATATTTATCatg TGACAGGTCCTCTGTCGGAGATGCAAATTGCGTATGTCGGCCGGGAGACTTTACAG GGTTTGGGATACCTGCACACAAAGGGAAAAATGCATCGTGATAttaag gGCGCCAACATACTTCTGACAAACGACGGAGACGTCAAGTTGG ccGACTTTGGCGTCGCAGCAAAAATAACAGCCACCATCGCCAAGAGAAAGTCCTTCATCGGGACACCTTACTG GATGGCTCCGGAGGTGGCTGCGGTGGAGAAGAACGGTGGCTACAACCAGCTGTGCGACATCTGGGCGGTGGGCATCACGTCCATCGAGCTGGCTGAGTTGCAGCCCCCCATGTTTGACCTGCACCCCATGAG GGCCTTGTTTCTTATGTCAAAGAGCAGCTTCCAGCCGCCCAAgctaaaagacaaaaacaaatg GTCTGCTGCTTTCCACAACTTTGTCAAAGTGTCCCTGACCAAAAACCCCAAGAAGAGACCCACAGCAGAGAAACTCCTTTCG CACGTGTATGTGGCACAGACGGGCTTGACGAGGCGGCTTGCTGTTGACCTCCTGGACAGGATGAACAACCCCGACAACCATCAGCATTACAGCGAGGCGGACGACGACGACCTCGAG CCCCTCTCTGTGGTCCGACACACCATCCGCTCCACCAACAAGCATGCCCGGGCCGAGAGGACGCGCTCTGAGATGGCCT TCGACAAGCTGCAGTTTGAACCGCCGCTGCGGAAGGAAACTGAGGCCCATTCGGAAATG GATGTGAGTAAAGATAATGACTTCCCGTCCCCCTGGAGCCCGTTTGCCGAGGGAGGAATAACAGCCAG GGGACACGTCGCTCACCTGCAGGACGCCTTTGACGAAGTGGAACT ATCCACACTCAAGCCAGGATATCCTCCTCCTCGGCCCCCGAAG CCCCCGTTGCACTGCCACTATGAGGAGGCGGGGGGCCACAACGACGAGCGCTCGCTTACGGTGCGGCGCTTCCCCAACGTGGAGAACGGTCCAGGCCAGGCTGCGAGACGCCGGAGCACGCCGGAACACTGCAACAAGACCGGGAGAGCCTCGCCGGACTACCTCTCGGTCAGCGTCAGCAGCCCCGGGCTCTTGTCTCATGCCTCAGACCAAG ACGACGACTCGGACGGAAGCGTCAATGGCGACAGTCCCAAGCCGGCGCCCCACCGGCTGTGTCGGAAGCTGAAGAAGGATTTTCCT AAACCCGCCATCAATGGCTTGCCGCCCACACCCAAAGTGCTG ATGGGTGCTTGTTTCTCCAAAGTGTTCGACGGGTGTCCTCTGAAGATCAACTGTGCCACATCTTGGATCCATCCGGACACCAAAG ACCAGTACCTGATCTTTGGGACAGAAGATGGCATCTATACGCTCAATCTGAACGAGCTGCATGAGGCCACAATGGAGCAG CTGTTCCCCAGGAAGTGCACGTGGCTGTATGTTATCAACAACAACCTGATGTCTTTATCGG GGAAAAACTTCCAGCTGTACTCCCACAATCTCATCGGGCTCTTTGAGCAGCTGAAGAAACCTGGCTTGGCTGCCCAGTTCCAGACCCACCGCTTCCCGGACAAGATTCTGCCCAG GCGGTTCGCCTTGACGACCAAGATCCCCGACACAAAGGGCTGTCACAAGTGCTGCATCG TGAGGAACCCGTACACAGGCCACAAGTACCTATGTGGAGCGCTGCAGTCTGGCATTGTCCTCCTGCAGTGGTATGAGCCCATGCAGAGGTTTATGCTCATCAAG CACTTTGACTTCCCACTTCCCAGCCCGCTGAAGGTGTTCGAGATGTTGGTGGTGCCTGAACAGGAGTACCCACTTCTGTGCGTGGCCATCAGCCAGGGCGACGAGCCTGGCCAGGTGGTGCGCTTCGAGACCATCAACCTCAACTCCTGCTCTTCCTGGTTCACTGAAATGGGAGCCA GTAATCAGCAGGTGGACGCCATCCATGTCACGCAGCTGGAAAGAGACACCGTGTTGGTGTGTTTGGACC AAAACTTGAAGATCGTTAACCTTCAGGGCAAATTAAAGTCCAACAAGAAGCTGGCGTCTGAGCTCAGTTTTGACTTCGGCATCGGATCAGTTG TGTGCCTGCAGGACAGCGTTCTGGCCTTCTGGAAGCACGGCATGCAGGGCAAGAGCTTCAAATCGAACGAG GTGACGCAGGAGATCTGTGACCCGAGCAGAGTTTTCCGCCTCCTGGGATCCGACAG AGTGGTGGTTCTGGAGAGCCGGCCCACAGACAACCCGACGGCGCTGAGCAACCTCTACATCCTGGCGGGTCACGAGAACAGTTACTGA